TCTCATCTTGCTGTACTCACTGGTGAACAGCCCATCCGAGTGCCTCTGGGACCTGGTGGGGACAACGTGGGACAGCACCTGCGCCTCCCAGCCAGGGCACGTCCCACTGGGGAgttccctgccccaggagcgTGGCTGTGGCTGGTCCTCACCTGTCCTTGAGGCCCACCAGGTGCTTGACCAACTGCTGCACGTAAGCGTTGCCGTTCATCTTGCTGAGTTCGCTGTGGAAGAGCCCGTCCGCGTGGCGCTCCGTCCTGCATGTTGGAACAGGGAAGGGGGAGGTCAAAAGGAATGGTTTAAAAGCACACAAGAGCAGGCATTAAACACTGCTGCCTCAAGGCAAGAGAGTCCCAAACACACGTGGGCAAgaatttgtgttgttttggcaaagtttcacaaaaaaatgggaaaaaaggggagtttaaaaaatatctttgttaaACATCACACAGGAAAACGACCTGCCCTTGCTTTTGCTGATGTAATCACCTTGCCACAAGGATGTGGGAATGTGAGGTTACTGATGATTCAGCACAAAAGAGCAGGGCAAGAGGCTGGAGAAGTAATGAACAAAGATCCAGAGACACAAACCTGAGGAGCACTTAGATAAGGGCATTGAAGACCAGCCCTTGCAGGTGACTCCCTTGGTGACCTTGGTGAACTTACAGGGTTGCCTATTTCTGGTTATGTTTTCATGGGACCAGGCTATTTGAAACAGAAGCTCTCACCTTTATCAGGCTGTGCAATgcacaggagaaaagcagactcaaaagtgtttttgtaattgtgttttgttttgcagtcaCAAATTTCCtcacagattaaataaaattaatgttccCATTcttaagcaagaaaaaacatttacagtATTTGCATTCATTTAACTAAACCTGTTTAGGGGAAAGGAAGATTCACAAGGAAGCAGATTAAGTTCAGGAAAGCAGCTAAAAGGCTGGGTTTTCAGCTAGCAGGCTCTGAACAGAAACccagagaaaaagagagcagGGTCCCAAGAAATGCTTACCTCTCCCAGGGTGGCAGAGATGCTGAGAAGTGGGAAAGGACAATCATGGGAATAATTACTTGCCACAGAGCTGTCATCATGGAAACCATGTTGTCTCCTGAAACAAAGCCTGAGGTTTtgtgagcagcaggacaagTGACCCTGGTGTGTATCTGGTGCAGTTCATGTGCCCCACTGATATGGGGCTGTGGAAACACCACCACTGTAACTAAAGaaggcaggaattcctgccagcagagatAAACACCTGAGGACATCTGCAAGGGgctttcagacaaaaaaaataaaaaatcacatgTGCTAAATAAAATTCATTCACATATAGAGGAAGGGCTCATGTGTGTGCCCATATCCATGTATCCTCTAAcctttcaaaaaggaaaaatgaaataacacaGATTTGCAGTCACAGCAGGCCCTCctactttgttttcttgctgaaataaaaagtacatttgTTTATCACCAGCCATGGCACATTTCTACCCTTTATTCACAGGTGCTCACCCTTCCTCAAGGATCACACAGCAACTCTACCTGTAATTTATAAACacactcttttattttttgccttcctcctgcaaagaaacaaacctCCATCCTCCCCTGCAATCTCTCAAGACAGCACTTTGCTAACCCCAAATCAAAGTTCTCCCACTTGGTTTTTACTTTATTCTGAAGCTAAACAGTACAAAGAACATGAAAGGACTGTCTGAGAATTCTGAACACCTTCTAGCCACCCTTCTGGGACTGTTTGCTGCTCTGGAGGTGCTGCAAGATAAGAAGAGGCACAAGGAGAAAGGACAAGAGCGAGGGACTTATACAGAAATTTATTCACTGTAAACCACAGGGCAAATATTTAATGGGGGCTGCAGAGCAAACAGATGAGAGGATGAAGGTACCATAAGCTTAATCTCACACAGACTTGGAGCTTTAGTGTTGTTTTTTCCATCTTTGAGGGGATGGAATagtgaaagaagaaggacaTTTCAAAGATCAGCATCTTACTGGAGTCCAAACAAGGCAGACTCCACAgccctgggatgcaggaggagcagaaaacaGCCACCAAAACCAGAGCAACTTTGGGCAAGGGGAGCCTGAATCCTGAGCCTGTCCTTCCATCTGCCCAACAGCTGTCACACAATCCCTTGACCCCAGGATCTCATCTCAGCATTTGGCTTCCCCTGGGCTGGCACCCCTCTAGGATCACCATATTTAAGAGACCATTTTAAACCCATCCCTTGCTTCAGAGTCTCCTCTCTCTTCATAACCTTTCCAGCTGCTAATCCAGTGATcaacttattttttctctttctggacATAATTTTGGTAGACCAAAATTGTAGACCCCGAGTAGACCAAATTTGCTTGCTGAAGTTCCCAGGAGCAGTGATGGGGAATTTCTCCTGCCTATCAATAATGAttgcattgtttttaaaagttagcCAGACCACAAGGAGCAGGTAGATCTCCAGTGTCATCACTGAAGGGCTGTTAAACCTTCTTAGGATACATCCAAGCTTTTCATTTCCTCCCCATTGATGCTAGTTTTCAATGACCGCAAACTCTTTGACCAGCTGGGACCTTTAGCTGAAAGAACTACACCCCAACCCAACCTGGGAGCCCTGAGAAGGGAAACCCACCCCtattccagcactgctgctcaggaCATGGATGGCCTCATAGCCATGGCTCAGTGAGGCATCACAGAGGTCTGAAATCCACCCCCCAAAGTGAGGGGGGAAAGGCAGCCCGTGCAGCCCCCCACCCCAGCTGGACTCACCAAGCCTGGTGGCTCCCAGCTCGCAGCTGATGCTCCACTGCCCGCTCCTCTCGGGGACCCCTATAAATCTGCAGCCTTATCAGAAGCAATTATTTGGGTAAAGATATGGATATGAACAATTGTGATTAACAGCAAATAATGCAGCGGGGTTGGAATGTCCTTTTAATTACCTGGTCGGGTCATTCACAGCAATTTGATGGAATATTTCTGCTGATGGATAGTAATTCCTGCTTCTGCCTATAATGACATTTGTTGGGCAAACATCCTTGTACCAATTGATTCACTATGATTGTCATCATTATTTCCTGGCTTTAATTACCTCTTGATAGGAGCTTAATCTTCTGTTCTTGTAATTTCATCCTGGCTTGGGCTGTGTTTGCAATTGCCAGGATCTGTCAGTGAGTCTCTGTTTGTACTGAACAACATATTACTTTTTTCAGGCAAGCATTGCCTGATCAGTAGGATCAGGACTGACTTTTCCATGAGGGGACACCACCTTTTGAACTGTGGTTtcagctgggaagggtctgaCAAGTACAGATTCTGTCACAGCATCTAAAACCCAGCATACTTACACATGCATGGAAAACATCCTGAATATATTCCCTGCCGTTGCTGGGGTTTCCTTGGTCTCAAATACAGCAGCTAAAGGTGACATGgaaatagaggaagaaaataagattacgctttctctccttctttatATGGTATAAAGTAGCTTGGAAGGAATAAgcaccataaatattttttttttaatcttccaactggaaaaatgcaaactgtATTACACTTTTTATCTActtaactttctttttcattggAAAAGACTAGAGGACTGGGAGGAACAAGATTTTCCCCATCATCCTTCCCTTGGAAGAATGCCCCAGGGCCTGATGAGCAGAACCTGAGCCCTCCAGCCTGTGAGTGCAGGCTGCAGAGAGCCCTGcaacagggacagggaaaaacAGCAGGGACACTTCAGGTCCcattccagggctggagcaccaggacatgccatgggcagcactgggacaggggAGCCCATTTCCTCCTCTGGGACCTGCTCTGGCCCAGGCATTTCCCAACcactttcctctcctctctgaacctgctttctccagctgcagccttctgcctctgcttctgCCTGCTGTGGTGGTGGCAGCTTCAGAGGCTGAACAACGTGTAGGGAGGTAAAAGTTACTAATgtgattttccttcctctgcaaaCAACCTCAGTGAGTCTGAAATGCCTCCAAGCTCAGAGGAAGCTTAGCCATGAGAATCTGGATGAGGGCAGAGAAGAGGCTGGAATGAGAAAGTGGCCCCACGATGGCAGCAGAGGGTACATAATAGGGCACTGAAGTGTTCTGGGGACTGAAGAACGTGAAATAAGTAACCTGAATAACtactctgcagaaaaaaatggggtttgcctccagcagcaggggcagagTGAAAAGGTGATGGGGTAGAAAATAGTGTGACCATACCGAGCACTGCTGCACCTTAATGCAGGTGACAAACATGGGCTCGAGCTCCAGTGCAGCTCTGGAAGCCCCTGATGAGGAAATTCAGGGCCATGAAGAGAactcaaaaacattttcaagctGAAATTTTTAACTGTATAAACCAGAGCCCAAACTAATTCCTCAGTCCTGAAACAATATCTGAGTCTCCTTAGCCAGAATTTACATCAAGCTCTCATCATTATGGAAATAGGAGTAATAAAGAATCCTGCTAACAGTATCAGTTGGAAGGAGCTTTGTGAATTTGCACTTTGCTTCTCCCATTCTCCATTTGTGTGAACACTCCAAGTCCCAGCAGGGGAGTGGAGATTCCCCCTGCCTGCATCCAGCAGGcacaaagcagaattaaatCACCCATTTAGATGTAATCTATAACCCATTATCTATGTGCAgcatcactgcagagaaaagcttttGGCTATTTTCTGGCTCTATGAATGATAGAGGGAATGACTGGCCTCACCTGACCCCTGCTCCTCTACCACTGCCACACCTGCAGGTGCAGGAAGTCAGGGCTGGACTGATCCCAGCCCCTGGATGCCCTGATTCACCTGTCCATGGCACATAACCGTTTTACAGGATTTCAGCAAAGTGCCACAAACAGGTGACACTGAGGTGTGaggctgtgcacacacactccTTGAAGACAGCAGGGAGAAATGCCCCAGGGCAAGATGGAGAAGGGATCTGTGAGCTTTGGGGCcatccctgagctgccctggggacGCTGCCAGGTATGAAGCCATCAGGATCTTTGTGCAGTCACTTGTGCTTAGGCTTGACACCGACTGACATGCCCAGTGTGGAGAGACCTGTGATGGGATGCATTAAGTAAATCCAGTTGCCATGGGTGCCAGGGCTATTCCCAGCAGCCACGCTGATGCCTGGGCACACCCTCGTGCCGACAGAGAACAAAGATTATGGAACACAGGGGCCACCCCCCTTCAACACCCAGGTTCTGGTTACCGCTCTCTCAAAGGCATCAGAGTTGAGAATGGAACTGAGGAAggtctttttccttctctttacaATGGGAGGGGTCACCAAATCTGCAGTGTGAAAGGCAGCATCTTAGAACCACGTTAAATGCCTTAGCCCCAAATTCAGTAATGTTTGAGAGAACACGTGAACCTGGCCTTTTTTGATGTTGGAAGTAAAGACAAGAAACTGCATTTTAGAAAAGAGAGGATTTCATCACAGAGCTACCTATCCTGGCCCACAGCACAAGGAGGATGCAGGCGGACTCTCCAAAAtcagcactcagagctctggggtCATTCTGAGTTCTGAAGGGGAGAAATTCCCATTCACCCTCCAAAGTAATTGATGCAGGAGgtcagaaaagatttttcccTGGAGAAGAAGTGTGGATGCATTCAGAGTCCCCTTCCAGAGAGCATTAAGAACAGACTGgataaatgctgcttttgtcaCGTGGACATCGCTGCTCCTGCCTTGGACAAGGAAAGCTCATCTATCCAGTTATTCAGGGCAGTCCTTACAAAGTTTGCCCAATCCTTGCCAGCCTGTCCAGAACTCAGACCCCAggatctgctggagctgctcttcctGGAGACACCTTGACTGACCAAAACACATCCCAAAATCTTACAGCAATGCTTTGCACCATGGCTTTGGGATGGCAAAATGCACAGGGGTCAAGCCAGGCCAAGAAGGTTGTGGGAGGACCATGTCACGCCCCACACATGTCCAGCAATGGTGTTCCAAGCCCTGATGGACCTGTCCAGGTGCAGCTGACCTTtggggagcccagcacaggctgtgcccCATGCAAAGGCAGCaccagcccatggcaggggtgtttATTGAGGTCAGATGGTACTAGGAACTGCATGGCTAAATCCTTCCTACGTAAAATACCCTTTAATCAGCTTACAGGGTGTTCAGGAACTTCTACCTCCCccattccttttttctccttcctgtgtctgtgtgaggcCATGTGGGCAGTGAGGATTGTCTCGTGTGTGTTTGCAGGTGAGCCTGGCCCACGCCACTGCGATGACGAtgatgctgctccagctgagaGCAGATTGGAGGCAATTCCTTGCATCACTCCCAGGTCTGTAAGAGAAAGGACCCTAATTGGAATAAGGGGATTGGAGGATTTAGCCTTCTAAATGCTCCTTTCTTGCATAGGATGCTTTCAGGAGTGGTAATCTTTACCACCTGATTCCATGATTTAGACTGCAAGAGTGAAGAGTGGGATGGAAGGAAGAGGCAAGCCCAGGTGGGCttggaagaagaaggaaagtcCCATATGGTCATGGAACCTCAGAAAAACACCCAATCTCAAAGGGGCAAATTAAGCTAAGAAGGTGTGTAGAACCAGGATATGTGTGTCTCTCTTTCTACCTACTTGCTCCTGAGGTGGCTTGGATTGCCTGTATCTCTCCCCTGCTCTGTTTGACTGAAATATGTGTAACCTTTCTTGATTTGCACCAGTTTAGAATGAAAACCAGAGGTGAGGGACAAAATGTCACATACCTGGAGTTGTGCCTGCTTGGTCTGAAGTCAGGAGGGAAGGTGCTGGACACGCTAGTGACATCCATGGCTGGCAGCATTATCCAGGGGCAAGGACAGCAAAACATTTGTCAGGAGCTCTGTCTGAGTTGTGCTGGAGCAGACCTCAGTCATTTTGGTCAAAGTTGTATCTGCTTGGGAAGAACAAGGAGAAAAGTATTCCTTTGGTGCAGGAGTGGTACCTTTGGTACTGGTAGGGTGCCTTGGCTCTCCTGAGTACAGGATAAGAGGTGCTTTGCAAGTGAGAAAATCTGAAGCAGGGATAGGTGCTAAGCCAGAAGGTGCCCTGGGGGGGCTCCCTAGGGATGCTCTACCTGGGGATGCTGGATGAGATGAGCCAGgcccatcctgcagcaggaacacctGTGGCAAGCCTTGAATCTGGAAGGGCTGCCATGAAGCACTTCCCTCCTGCAAGCCaatcacaaaatcatggaatcattgaggttggaaaggacctccaagaccatcaagtccaagctgtgcctgacCTCCACCTTGTCACCCAatccagagcactgagtgccatgtccagttgttccttggacacctccagggatggggactccaccatctccctgggcagccccttctATTAACTGACCACCTTTTCCACGAGCTTTTCctgagaagaaattcttcctgccTGTTTGGGAATGGGTACTGTAGGGGAAAAGAAGGGTTGGTTTTACTGTGGCTGGCACTGTGatccagaaaaggaaaagccaagCTCAGGGCACAGTCTTTTTACAGGAAGAAGGGAACTCTGTTTTCCCAACCTATAAGTGTATCATGTCTTCCTGTCACCATGGAAGGCCAAAGTAGTTTTTAAAGACAAGCTGTCACCCCCATCAACTGCCTGCTGGAATTTTATGCCGTGTGGAACTCCTTCCAAAGCTCTCCTGGTCTTCCCTGGGCTGGTTTTCCCACCCAAATGGGGCAAAATATTTGCCTGCTCCCTGATTATGTTCCCAGGGTGGAACAACACATCCCAGCGCAGGCATCAccaaaactgcaagaaaaacaaaaaactctcCTTCAACATTTTTAGTGTTAGAAAATCAAGGCATTACTTTATTCCAGCAAGGAATAAAGTGCAGCAGAAATTATTCCATCCACACACTGCCTGGGTTGTGCAGGGAAAATCACATCTTGATCCTTTAAAACAGCAACAAGACCACACAGGACTGGGTGGCTTCCTCCCCAGGCCTGCTCTGGCCATCCTTGCCCAGCTGGAAGCTCCCTGTATCTGGAGTACAGGAGCACTGAGCACACTCACACTTCCCATGTGTCTGGCCTTATCACAGCTCTAATTGGCATCAGCACTGTAATCTCAGCCTCCAGCTGTTTGTGTGTctgggggagaggagaaagcGCTTCGGGGAATTAATTTGAATTAGAAGAACGATGTGCACTGTGTCCTGGCTGGCAGGGCCAGCTGTCCCAGGTGTGCCATCCCAGCACCTGacacagctgctcaggctgcATTTCAGCTCGTCCCTCCCCGACTTTGTCAGGGACCTGAAGGGGTCCCCTCTTCAGTAAACAGGAACAGGCTTTGGCAAGATGAGTGTGGAGGGAGGTGCACTTACAAGATGCTTGCTGCTCCCAGTCACGCCTTTCCTCCTTGTGTTGTCTTCCACTTCTCCCCCTGTGAGGAGATTTTTCCCAACAAGTGTCTCTAATAAGCTCACTGATGTTTTAAACCCAGTAGGAGCTCTTGAGTTATATTATTTTGATCTGTCCTGTGCCACAAGCCCTCGTATCTCATCGGGTCATCCTTGTGTGAGATCATTTATGTGGTTAAACTGAAATCAGGCATCCACAAAAAACATCTCAACTTGACTCcaagcagagatggaaaatgcaGCTATTTCCTCCGTAATTTCATCCCCACAGCTGACCACCAGCATTAGTTTTTACATCTTACATGGATTTATCACAACTTACCAGAATGGTAAATGTAACAAGATCCATTCAGCATGTAAATAAATCCCTGCAGCTTCTTGAGGGACTGGGAGAGCCTGGAAAGCCCAGAGAGCTGTGCCATCATCTTCCCTCTCTTGTAAAAGCTCACCTGAGAGGAGGGATGCTGCCTCTGCCTCTTTTCTGAGAAATGCACTACAGGAAATTGGAAAGCAGGATGGCTTTGTTGCTGATGAGTGTCTCAAAGAGAATTGCCCGGCTGAATATGGCAAATAAAAGGAATACAATTGGCCTTGAAAGCTCTATGTTTTCCTCCCTTTGTCCTGAACCTGaaggcagccaggagagctgatgCTATCAGGGCACTATTCATCAGCTGAGTTTGGCGCATCTGTCCTGAAACTTCAGCGGCCACATTGTTCCccttttctatttaaattactAGTGCCTCAGATGTGAAAAATCATGGTGATAAAAGTTCCATCTCCTTGTGGAGACTCTGACAGATGTCTCACTTCGCAAACTTCCTGATCCTTTGAACTGGCTGGGAATCAAATTCTCCATTAATTTATCCTGGGAGAGTCTCTGTAGGACTCCTCCTGGCTCCTTGGCAGAGGACCAGCTTCCTTTGGTCGGGGGCCAGCTCCACCACAACCATAAACCACTCCACTTATatcctgaatttctttttcaaacactCCAAAACACTCAGAAAAGACCGATTTCCCActggtttgttggtttgggtgtTCTTCTGGTGCTGCCCTTTTCCTGACAgctggaaaggagcagctgtggtgcttccacagcttctgtcacagcaggatggggaaCGAGGACACTGCAGGCTGTGCATCCAAACAAAAAAGGGTTGTTCCAAAACACCAACCACATCAGACCCTCTCCAAAGGTGCTCTAAGCATTCCCAGTCCATCACTCTGGCATAACTCCCCCTGCTTTACATGACCCATGACTCTGTCCTTTGTCATCTGTTTTTTGTGCAGTGGAATGATACGACTTCTTTGGATATGCTGATCTAAAACAAactttccttctgctctgctaGGAGGGCAATTCTTCTTATCTAAGAAAGGAGTTGTGTTTAATGTCTGTAGCCTGTTTGCCATGGAAGCACTGTCCTAATTAGTGGTTTGCATGGCTACTCACTTCTGGAGTCAAAAGCATTATTTCACATTAGTTTAATCCACTCCAGGATTAAACCAGTTTAGGATTAAGGCCCTGTTAGTCTGGAATACGAGTTTACACACTGAGAATTAAGAATCATTCAGCACTAGCCCACAGGGAAAATTGAGATAATGAATGTAAATTAACTGTTAAAGGGGATTAGAGGAATGGCACTAATCCCTGTGGGAAGCCAAGAGGACAGCAGTCATGTTTCCATCCTGTTCTCTTAACTGCTCAGGTGgtttaaacataaataaatcaagAGTATTCTGTCCACACAGTTTCATTAATGTACTTCAGGGCCCCCTTTTACTACTTTGAGCTGATTTCTCAGAATAAAAAGGGCTCAGTGAAAGTGGTTCCGCTGTCCCAACCCCTCACTGAGTGAAGGCTGTGCCAGGAGTCAGGCTTTAGGGATCAAAGCCAGATAGGAAAAGCTGTGACCAGATGATGGAAACCATCTTCCTTGTCTGAACTTCCCAGCAGATGAGGTATCACTGAGCTCTGAACCTGGCAGATGTGCAACCATGCTTGTGTCCTCCTGAGTCCAACACAAAACCATTCCCAAAAGGAATGCAGAGATACAAGTATGTGCATACCCACTCCAGTGCTGGTGACAGACAGATCTAGAGCAAGACCTGGTCCCACTCAGGCCAGGTGGAATTGTCTCTCCTGTCTTTGCACAGTAGAAGAGGGAGATGACTGGAAAAACAATTCCATGGGTATTGGGATCAACATGAGAATGGGAAACCTTCCCTGggatgggagaggagggggTACAAAACCACAGTTACTAAAGACATGGTATTCTTGCTGGCTTTAGAAATTACCTGGAAGCCCCACCTCTGGAAGCAGAATTTGAGGACAACCAGACTGTTGTCCAAGTGCTTAAACCAAGGGAATTTTCTCCTACTCGTGTATGAAattgcagagccacagcagctgggcaaAACAGATTGTGTGGATCAGCTGCTGTTAGGCCAGTCCAAGGAAAGGACAGTGCTTGGATCTGTGTCCTATGGCTGACATCAGGGCTGTGGCCTTTCCATGCTGCACATGCTGAAGGGTAACCATGACCCTTTCCAAAAAAAGAGTAAGGGAACTTTGGGGCAGCAAGGGCAGGGTTTGGAGAGAGGATTTCTCCCACAAGTCTTAATGGTTTGTATGAAACTCTGATAGCTGTAGCCTATAACAGAGCTTAGAATCAATTTGTCTCATAAAAAGCTTCCAATATagtatttttcccttccatgCAGTATAAATGTCACTTTATTGCTATGCCTTCTCTTCCCACTGCCTTCCACAAACATTAGGCTGACCTGAATGCTTACCTGGCATTCACATCTGGGCTGAGGTTTGgtggcacagctgcagagatgcCCACAGAGTCTGTATCAGCTCCCCCATCTTCCAAGTCATCTGGGCTAGAAATGGGAGGTCACATCTCCCTGTGCTTCCTGATCCTGCAGGTGCATAGGTACCCctcaaacagcatttttctctcattttctgcagtaaGACACCTCAGCCCCCACGTTCAGCCACCCCTCATGACCTGCCACCCCATCTTTGCTCCCACACTTGCTGCCTATCTGGTTTCTTCCTGTATCCTACATTTCTGCAGTTGTTATTCCTCCCCAAGCATGGGTAAGGTGCAAGCTTCCTTTTGAAGTGCATCCTGCATTTGCCAACTTATCTAGAGCACTTTGAATCCCTACTCTGCGCTACAAGATGCTCGCAGCATCCTGTCTTGGCACTATCTTCAAATTTCATTATGGACTGTCTGGATCTTCACTCAGTTTAATTACAAATTGCTAAACATTAATGGATTCTACACACACATCGGAATACAATTTCCCAGTTATTCACCCGATCCGTACTGATTCCAATTTCTTTCCTCTAACATTGCTTAAAGAACAGCCCCATGCGAGAACACAGCGAGACCATGTGAGAACGCAGCAAGACCTCTGCAGCGCTCGGGACACCGGGACACCGGGAGCCTGTCCCCCCCGCATCGGCCACCCCTTAAGCCGCTTGGTGACCCAGTTGTCCCCGCGGGGcccggccggggccgggcggggcggcggcggaggCTCCTCCCGCGGCTCGGCGGGCAGCTCCCGGCGGCCGGCCCGGCTCCGTGCGCGGGGCTGCGGGGGCAGCGCCGCGGGGCCATGGGCAACGGCACCGCCGGACCCCCGCCCGCCGGAGCCGGCCACAGCATCGCCGCCCTGGTGCTCGgcatcctcctcatcctcctcatcgTCGGCGGCAACGGGCTCGTCTGTCTGAGCGTCTGCACGGAGCGGGCGCTCAAGACCACCACCAACTACTTCATCGTCAGCCTCGCCGTGGCCGACCTGCTGCTCGCCCTCCTCGTCCTGCCCCTCTACGTCTACTCCGAGGTGAGACAGCCCGGGGCCACCGGGGCACGGCGGGCTGGGGCTTGTGTGCCCGCCGAGCCTGCAGGTTACGAGGCAGCGGGGGGGCAAGAGACCAAGTGCCGAGGGTCAAAGCCGCTCTCCGGGCTTGCTCCCCACCGCCCGCCGGCCCGGGACAGCCCTGTGCCCGGGATGTGGCGGTCAGACCCTCCGGCTCTTACCTGCGAGCCTCACGGCATCGCACAGCGCTGCGGGACCGCGGGATGCGGGGAGCGGAGCCGGCTCCGTGCGGGTTCCTGGGATCCCCGTCCGAACGGAGATGCCCCGAGTGGAAGCGAAGCGGGGTGGCTGTCCCCTGGCTTGCACGCTGGCCAGGTTACCGTCAGCAAATGGATAGGAAGAGACAGGTGCTGTGCTCTGTTTGGCATAAAGTGAGCAGATCTCGGTGATAAAAGGAGATCTTTAGTTTCTTTAGCCAGGAAACAACTTTCCGTGTTGGCTGAGAAGGAGAAGCCGTCTTTCCCGGgagctggatgggatttggTCACCCTGCACCGAGGTGGCTTTGCTTGGCAGGTTGTTGATTGGCACAGGCCTGACCCAGCATATGATGGCAGTCGTGGAGAGCCAGCTCAGGGACATGGGGCAGAGTTGCTTGTTCACTCCCCAAACCTGTTCACCCCCATGATTGTGGCAGCTGAGGGAAAGAACAACAGA
This sequence is a window from Parus major isolate Abel chromosome 5, Parus_major1.1, whole genome shotgun sequence. Protein-coding genes within it:
- the LOC107205241 gene encoding uncharacterized protein LOC107205241 isoform X1; protein product: MSSGVYLCWQEFLPSLVTVVVFPQPHISGAHELHQIHTRVTCPAAHKTSGFVSGDNMVSMMTALWQVIIPMIVLSHFSASLPPWERTERHADGLFHSELSKMNGNAYVQQLVKHLVGLKDRSQRHSDGLFTSEYSKMRGNAQVQKFIQSLMGRKRSSPGPVNTDMQGREGVNNPEELCFYWLYQSFLNTSRSDRDAREAAAITSQNLCPFSKQLFADVTEDTDGSE